The following are encoded in a window of Plasmodium vivax chromosome 10, whole genome shotgun sequence genomic DNA:
- a CDS encoding hypothetical protein, conserved (encoded by transcript PVX_079955A), whose translation MCSTNQKLACCSGDNVFESKESENDSYPQMVNKQLPPKVLEPIVQNKIVEVPKEVYLEKIVEVPQIKTVERIVEQIRPVIKYKNVYKTKTVYVEKIKNVDRIIYQEKIVEVPQIKTVEKIVEVPVYVDRERIITVPRYMVVEKVIPVLKTTKKESVMEIPEVNCPNIDITQQVESKEEVQIEDLKQNQTTNVIHEKDIQFLNELNIQKIHSNATLNAEADQDTTVDTVHNENFCSTVSCKFLPGYDNFPKMQSSMCNGFPEREKRFSSISIYKSKDAGFPKIRISKTPQFMQRNNCYCNYA comes from the coding sequence ATGTGCTCGACGAACCAAAAACTAGCCTGCTGCTCCGGAGACAATGTCTTCGAGTCCAAGGAAAGCGAAAATGACTCGTACCCACAAATGGTGAACAAGCAACTGCCACCGAAAGTGCTGGAGCCAATTGTGCAGAACAAAATTGTTGAAGTGCCCAAGGAAGTGTATCTGGAGAAAATTGTGGAGGTGCCCCAAATCAAGACAGTCGAAAGGATAGTGGAGCAAATCAGGCCAGTCATcaagtacaaaaatgtgtacaaaaCGAAGACAGTATATGTtgagaagataaaaaatgtggataGGATTATATAtcaagaaaaaattgtggaagtcccacaaataaaaacagtggaaaaaattgttgaAGTGCCAGTGTACGTTGACAGGGAAAGAATCATAACCGTGCCAAGGTACATGGTCGTAGAGAAAGTAATCCCCGTTTTGAAAACTaccaaaaaggagagcgTCATGGAAATCCCAGAAGTTAACTGCCCCAATATTGACATTACTCAGCAGGTGGAAAGTAAGGAGGAAGTTCAAATAGAGGACTTGAAACAAAACCAAACAACTAATGTTATCCACGAAAAGGACATTCAATTCCTGAATGAGCTAAACATCCAGAAGATTCATTCCAATGCAACACTCAATGCTGAAGCTGATCAGGACACCACCGTCGATACTGTTCATAACGAGAATTTTTGCTCAACCGTCAGCTGCAAATTTTTGCCCGGGTATGACAACTTCCCCAAAATGCAATCTTCCATGTGTAATGGATTTccggaaagggaaaaaaggttCTCCAGCATAAGCATATACAAGTCGAAGGACGCGGGCTTCCCCAAAATTAGGATTTCCAAGACGCCTCAGTTTATGCAGAGGAACAACTGCTACTGCAACTACGCCTGA